One genomic window of Hippopotamus amphibius kiboko isolate mHipAmp2 chromosome 10, mHipAmp2.hap2, whole genome shotgun sequence includes the following:
- the LOC130830230 gene encoding protein FAM118A-like, translated as MDSVEKTTNRSEQKSRKFLKSLIRKQPQELLLVIGTGVSAAVAPGIPALCSWRSCIEAIIEAAEQLEVLHPGDVAEFRRKVTKDRDLLVVAHDPIRKMSPRTGDTKPNFFQDCLMEVSDNLGQHIQNPLVLQSILSLMESGTMVLTTNYDTLLEIFGRQQSRPMESLDLKDKTKVLQWARGHIKYGVLHIHGLYTDPCGMVLDPSGYKDVTQDPEVMEVFQNLYRTKSFLFVGCGKTLRDQIFQALFLYSVPDKVDLEHYMVVLKENEDHFFKHQADMLLHGIKVVSYGDCFDYFPGYVQDLAAQICKQQSPDADRVHSTTLLGNACQDCAKRKLEENGIEVSKKLRHSDADDAGGS; from the coding sequence ATGGATTCAGTGGAAAAGACAACAAACAGAAGTGaacaaaaatccagaaagtttTTGAAAAGCCTCATCCGGAAACAGCCCCAGGAGCTGCTCCTGGTCATCGGGACGGGCGTCAGCGCCGCAGTGGCCCCCGGGATCCCCGCCCTGTGCTCGTGGAGGAGCTGCATCGAGGCCATCATCGAGGCCGCGGAGCAGCTGGAGGTGCTGCACCCCGGGGACGTGGCCGAGTTCCGCAGGAAGGTGACCAAGGACAGGGACCTGCTGGTCGTCGCCCATGACCCGATCCGGAAGATGTCCCCTCGCACGGGCGACACCAAGCCCAACTTCTTCCAGGACTGCCTGATGGAGGTGTCCGACAACCTGGGGCAGCACATCCAGAACCCGCTGGTGCTGCAGTCCATCCTCAGCCTGATGGAGAGCGGCACCATGGTGCTAACCACCAACTACGACACCCTGCTGGAGATCTTCGGGCGGCAGCAGAGCAGGCCCATGGAGTCTCTGGACTTGAAGGACAAGACCAAGGTCCTTCAGTGGGCGAGGGGACACATCAAGTACGGAGTTCTTCACATTCACGGCCTGTACACAGACCCCTGCGGGATGGTGTTGGACCCATCGGGATATAAAGATGTCACTCAGGACCCAGAAGTCATGGAAGTTTTCCAGAACTTGTACCGCACCAAATCTTTCCTGTTTGTGGGCTGCGGAAAGACCCTTCGTGACCAGATATTCCAGGCCCTCTTCCTTTATTCGGTGCCGGACAAGGTGGACCTGGAGCACTACATGGTCGTGCTCAAGGAGAACGAAGACCATTTCTTTAAGCATCAGGCAGACATGCTGCTGCACGGGATTAAGGTCGTGTCCTACGGGGACTGTTTTGACTATTTTCCGGGGTATGTGCAAGACCTCGCCGCTCAGATCTGCAAACAGCAAAGTCCAGATGCCGATCGAGTGCACAGCACCACGTTGTTGGGTAATGCATGCCAGGACTGTGCAAAGAGGAAGTTAGAAGAAAACGGAATTGAAGTTTCAAAGAAACTCAGACACTCAGATGCTGATGACGCTGGAGGATCTTGA